The Erythrolamprus reginae isolate rEryReg1 unplaced genomic scaffold, rEryReg1.hap1 H_1, whole genome shotgun sequence genome includes a region encoding these proteins:
- the LOC139155279 gene encoding vomeronasal type-2 receptor 26-like: MVPPEELQHNGIVSLLLHFNWTWIGILIMDNDQGEKFVESIIPLFSQKSVCVSFIERFRKLTDFSRLDAMLQQGAKIHDQVMGGKVNALVFNGESFAMGYLLWLQYIPNIEEVRSKPKGNVWIMTAQMEFSLIPFQRTWDIKIIDGALSFTVHSTGLPEFKSFAETQNPLNAKGDGFIRQFWQEAFDCVFPETIPSYEYENICNGKENLMNLPGPFFEMDMIGHSYSIYNAIHAIAHALHAMSSSRNTERSILDRIGKKLHNEDFWQLHYFLRSVDFNNGAGEQISFDQNGVVAAGFDIVNLMTFPNKSFLRMKVGNVDHSAPPDKVLTINEIITWHSWFNQVIPISVCSESCYPGFSKKVKEGEPFCCYDCLPCPEGTVSTENDRNECYRCNDKFYPNKKHDFCIPKTVSFLTYEEPLGISLACLSNFLSLSTVFVLGAFMRHHNTPIVIANNRDLTYTLLIALLLCFLSALLFIGQPGRLICLLRQTTFGIVFSIAVSSVLAKTITVILAFMATKPGSRMRKWVGKKLTNFIIVSCSLIQAGICTLWLSMKPPFPDVDMFSVTEEIILQCNEGSITLFYCVLGYMGFLALISFITAFLARKLPNTFNEAKFITFSMLVFCSVWLTFVPAYLSSKGKYIVAVEIFSILASGAGLLGCIFFPKCYIIVFRPNLNNKEQLIRKKSC, translated from the exons ATGGTTCCCCCAGAAGAACTTCAGCATAACGGAATTGTCTCTCTGCTCCTGCATTTTAACTGGACATGGATTGGGATCCTTATTATGGACAATGACCAGGGAGAAAAATTTGTAGAAAGTATCATTCCACTTTTTTCCCAAAAATCAGTTTGTGTTTCTTTCATTGAACGATTTCGCAAATTAACTGATTTCAGTAGACTTGATGCCATGCTTCAACAGGGGGCAAAAATCCATGATCAGGTCATGGGTGGTAAGGTTAATGCACTAGTGTTCAATGGAGAATCCTTTGCAATGGGCTATTTGTTATGGCTTCAATATATTCCTAACATAGAAGAGGTGAGAAGTAAACCAAAAGGCAATGTTTGGATAATGACAGCACAGATGGAGTTCAGTTTGATCCCTTTTCAACGTACTTGGGATATCAAAATAATCGATGGTGCCCTTTCCTTCACAGTGCATTCCACAGGTCTACCAGAGTTCAAATCATTTGCTGAGACACAGAATCCCTTAAATGCAAAGGGAGATGGATTTATCAGACAGTTCTGGCAAGAAGCCTTTGACTGTGTATTCCCAGAAACAATTCCAAGTTACGAGTATGAGAACATTTGCAATGGTAAAGAAAATTTGATGAATCTTCCTGGACCCTTTTTTGAAATGGACATGATTGGCCACAGCTACAGCATTTACAATGCTATTCATGCCATAGCTCATGCATTACATGCTATGTCCTCCTCTAGAAATACTGAGAGATCAATTTTGGATAGAATAGGAAAGAAGCTTCATAATGAAGATTTCTGGCAG CTCCACTACTTTCTGAGAAGTGTTGATTTTAACAATGGTGCTGGGGAACAGATTTCCTTTGATCAGAATGGGGTTGTAGCAGCTGGATTTGATATTGTTAACTTGATGACTTTCCCAAACAAGTCATTTCTTCGTATGAAAGTTGGAAATGTGGACCATTCAGCTCCCCCAGATAAAGTATTAACCATTAATGAGATTATTACATGGCACAGCTGGTTTAATCAG GTGATACCCATTTCTGTCTGCAGTGAGAGCTGTTATCCTGGATTCAGCAAAAAAGTGAAGGAGGGAGAGCCATTTTGCTGTTATGACTGCCTCCCATGTCCAGAGGGGACGGTTTCAACTGAGAATG acAGAAACGAATGTTATAGATGTAATGACAAATTTTATCCAAATAAAAAACATGATTTTTGTATCCCCAAAACTGTTAGTTTTTTGACTTATGAAGAACCTTTAGGGATCAGTTTAGCCTGCCtttcaaattttctttctttgtccACTGTTTTTGTGCTTGGAGCATTTATGAGGCATCACAACACTCCCATCGTCatagccaacaaccgggacctgaCCTATACACTCCTTATAGCGCTGCTCCTCTGTTTCCTTTCGGCACtgctcttcattggtcaaccaggaAGATTAATCTGTCTTCTCCGACAAACAACTTTTGGCATAGTCTTCTCAATAGCTGTTTCTTCAGTCTTGGCAAAAACCATCACAGTGATTCTGGCTTTTATGGCCACTAAACCAGGATCCAGGATGAGAAAATGGGTGGGGAAAAAATTAACTAATTTTATCATTGTTTCCTGCTCCCTAATCCAAGCAGGCATTTGTACACTCTGGCTATCTATGAAGCCTCCATTCCCAGATGTTGATATGTTCTCAGTGACTGAAGAAATTATCCTACAATGTAATGAAGGCTCCATTACCTTGTTTTATTGTGTCCTTGGCTATATGGGTTTCCTGGCTCTTATCAGCTTCATCACAGCTTTTCTTGCCAGGAAATTACCTAATactttcaatgaagccaaattCATCACGTTCAGCATGTTGGTCTTTTGTAGTGTTTGGCTGACCTTTGTCCCAGCATACCTGAGCTCCAAGGGGAAATACATAGTGGCTGTGGAGATCTTTTCTATCTTAGCTTCAGGTGCTGGGCTTCTGGGCTGTatctttttccccaaatgttATATCATTGTGTTTCGGCCAAACCTGAACAACAAGGAACaactaattaggaaaaaaagttGTTAA